GAAAGGTCTTGATAAACGAGTCCAAATGGGAAAAATGAATGAAGAAGAAGCAAATGAAGTTATTGGTAGGATTATTCCAGCTATAGACATAGAAGACAGTAAAAATGCTGATTTTATAATTGAAACAATCATTGAGGATGTAAAAATTAAACAGGAAGCCTTCAAAAAACTAGAAAAATATTCTAAGTCTCACGTAGTGCTAGCTTCTAATACAACTTCATGTTCTATTACAGAGATAGCCAGTGTCTTGGAAAATCCAAGCAGGGTTATAGGGTTCCACTTCTTCAACCCAGCGCACATCATGAAACTTCTGGAGATTATGCCTGGATTATACACAGAAGATAATATCATTGAGCAAGCTAGAGATGTTGCCCTAAAATTAGGTAAGGACCCGGTAGTGACGAAGCGGGAAGCACCAGCAGGATTGACAAGTAGAGTGTTAGCAGGACTTTTAAATGAAGCGGTTTGGGTTTTGC
This sequence is a window from Bacillota bacterium. Protein-coding genes within it:
- a CDS encoding 3-hydroxybutyryl-CoA dehydrogenase, producing MTVKNIFVYGTGTMGRGIAQAAAQAGFEVYFCNEIFPEEVELSIAMIKKGLDKRVQMGKMNEEEANEVIGRIIPAIDIEDSKNADFIIETIIEDVKIKQEAFKKLEKYSKSHVVLASNTTSCSITEIASVLENPSRVIGFHFFNPAHIMKLLEIMPGLYTEDNIIEQARDVALKLGKDPVVTKREAPAGLTSRVLAGLLNEAVWVLHEGIASVEDIDKAIVLGCNHKIGPLALIDLIGVDIHLAKTKMLYNKTGDSRYRPCYLLEQMVTAGYLGKKSGKGFYDYTQEKIVSLKFII